In Sporichthya polymorpha DSM 43042, a genomic segment contains:
- a CDS encoding MBL fold metallo-hydrolase, giving the protein MQWEIAMILNQYYLQCLSQASYLVADPVSRRAVVVDPRRDVEQYLQDAKAQDLTIELVLLTHVHADFIPGHTELSERTGAEIAMGELSPVEFPIRRLADGERIPLGDPETGVVLEVLATPGHTPESITLAVYERGSDPAPHAILTGDTLFLGDVGRPDLLGSAGRTADEMARMLYRSLHTKLLPLPDEVLVYPGHGAGSACGKALSTDTVSTLGDQRRGNYALAPMSEDEFVSVVTDGLGAPPVYFVDEVAVNKAGHLPFDPELPVQEVDAATAISHQQRLGYLLLDVRDDQAFAASHLRGAINVGLSGRFAEYAAALIAADQPVILVGSPEQCAEARMRLARVGIDLVACQLTDLEELTNNPELVVSSSRLTVHQAAAAIAANPDLQVVDVRGPGEHKGGALPGAVNLCVTRLRTTLDQLDRTRPVLVHCAGGYRSIAAASLLEANGFPDVSDLLGGYSAWAAESSAA; this is encoded by the coding sequence ATGCAGTGGGAGATCGCCATGATCCTGAACCAGTACTACCTGCAGTGCCTGTCGCAGGCGTCCTACCTGGTGGCGGACCCGGTCAGCCGCCGGGCGGTGGTCGTCGACCCCCGCCGCGACGTCGAGCAGTACCTGCAGGACGCGAAGGCGCAGGACCTGACGATCGAGCTGGTCCTGCTCACCCACGTCCACGCCGACTTCATCCCGGGGCACACCGAGCTCTCGGAGCGGACCGGGGCCGAGATCGCGATGGGCGAGCTCTCGCCGGTCGAGTTTCCGATCCGCCGCCTCGCCGACGGCGAGCGCATCCCGCTCGGCGACCCGGAGACCGGCGTCGTCCTCGAGGTGCTCGCCACCCCGGGGCACACGCCCGAGTCGATCACGCTCGCCGTGTACGAGCGGGGGAGCGACCCCGCGCCGCACGCGATCCTCACCGGCGACACGCTCTTCCTCGGCGACGTCGGCCGGCCCGACCTGCTCGGCTCGGCGGGCCGCACCGCGGACGAGATGGCGCGGATGCTCTACCGCTCGCTGCACACGAAGCTGCTGCCGCTGCCCGACGAGGTGCTCGTTTACCCCGGCCACGGCGCCGGCAGCGCGTGCGGCAAGGCGCTCTCGACCGACACCGTCTCGACCCTGGGCGACCAGCGCCGCGGCAACTACGCGCTCGCGCCGATGAGCGAGGACGAGTTCGTCTCGGTCGTCACCGACGGGCTCGGGGCGCCGCCGGTGTACTTCGTCGACGAGGTCGCGGTGAACAAGGCCGGACACCTCCCGTTCGACCCGGAGCTCCCGGTGCAGGAGGTCGACGCGGCCACCGCGATCAGCCACCAGCAGCGTCTGGGCTACCTGCTGCTCGACGTCCGCGACGACCAGGCCTTCGCCGCCTCCCACCTGCGGGGCGCGATCAACGTCGGGCTGTCGGGCCGGTTCGCCGAGTACGCCGCGGCCCTGATCGCCGCCGACCAGCCGGTGATTCTCGTCGGCTCGCCCGAGCAGTGCGCCGAGGCGCGGATGCGCCTCGCCCGCGTCGGCATCGACCTCGTCGCGTGTCAGCTGACCGACCTCGAGGAGCTGACGAACAACCCCGAGCTCGTCGTCTCCTCGTCACGGCTGACGGTGCATCAGGCCGCTGCGGCCATCGCGGCGAACCCGGACCTGCAGGTCGTCGACGTCCGCGGCCCCGGCGAGCACAAGGGCGGCGCTCTTCCCGGCGCGGTCAACCTCTGCGTCACCCGGCTGCGGACGACCCTCGACCAGCTCGACCGTACCCGCCCGGTCCTCGTCCACTGCGCCGGCGGCTACCGCTCCATCGCCGCCGCGAGCCTCCTCGAGGCCAACGGCTTCCCCGACGTCTCCGACCTCCTCGGCGGCTACTCCGCCTGGGCCGCCGAGTCCTCCGCCGCGTAG
- a CDS encoding class I SAM-dependent methyltransferase: MPGTTEHWDAAYAAEGERGVSWYAPTAAPVLELLDRLDVPTSARVLDAGGGASPLVDGLVARGHRDVTVLDLSATALALARDRLGSRSANVEWIVADVRTWRPRSPFELWHDRAVLHFLVSSDDRAAYLETLASATRRESLVVLSTFAPDGPDRCSGLPVVRYSAADLAALLGADFELLEDDREQHITPWGTAQAFVRAAFRRR, encoded by the coding sequence ATGCCAGGGACCACGGAGCACTGGGACGCCGCCTACGCAGCCGAGGGCGAGCGGGGCGTCAGTTGGTACGCGCCGACGGCGGCGCCGGTCCTCGAACTTCTCGACCGCTTGGACGTGCCCACCTCAGCCCGCGTTCTCGACGCCGGTGGCGGAGCGTCGCCGCTGGTCGACGGGCTCGTCGCCCGCGGCCACCGGGACGTGACGGTGCTCGACCTCTCGGCGACAGCGCTCGCTCTCGCCCGTGACCGGCTCGGGTCCCGGTCGGCGAACGTGGAATGGATCGTCGCGGACGTGCGCACCTGGCGGCCGCGATCGCCCTTCGAACTCTGGCACGACCGCGCGGTGCTGCACTTCCTGGTCTCCTCCGATGACCGGGCGGCGTACCTGGAGACGCTCGCGAGCGCGACCCGGCGGGAGTCACTCGTCGTCCTCTCGACGTTCGCGCCCGACGGCCCGGACCGGTGCTCGGGCCTGCCCGTGGTCCGGTACTCAGCAGCGGACCTCGCGGCTCTCCTCGGCGCGGACTTCGAGCTGCTGGAGGACGACCGCGAGCAACACATCACCCCTTGGGGCACCGCCCAGGCGTTCGTCCGGGCGGCCTTTCGGCGCCGGTGA
- a CDS encoding response regulator: MDTTGDGTGEPITVFLLDDHEIVRRGVADLLNSAPDITVIGDAGTAAQALARIPALKPQVAVLDARLPDGSGIDVCRDIRSAMPEVRCLILTSYDDNDAIFAAVMAGAAGYLLKEIRGTSLLDAIRQVAEGKSLLDPSVTERLLARLRDGTPADPRMASLSEREREILGLIADGLTNRQIGERLFLAEKTVKNYVSALLAKLGMERRTQAAVYGAELRKPNA; encoded by the coding sequence ATGGACACCACCGGCGACGGCACCGGCGAACCGATCACCGTCTTCCTCCTCGACGACCACGAGATCGTGCGGCGCGGAGTGGCGGATCTGCTGAACTCCGCCCCCGACATCACGGTCATCGGCGACGCCGGCACGGCCGCGCAGGCGCTGGCGCGGATCCCGGCGCTCAAGCCGCAGGTCGCCGTCCTCGACGCCCGGCTGCCCGACGGCAGCGGCATCGACGTCTGCCGCGACATCCGCTCGGCGATGCCCGAGGTGCGGTGCCTGATCCTCACCAGCTACGACGACAACGACGCGATCTTCGCCGCCGTCATGGCCGGCGCCGCGGGCTACCTGCTCAAGGAGATCCGCGGGACGAGCCTGCTCGACGCGATCCGCCAGGTCGCGGAGGGCAAGTCGCTGCTCGACCCGTCCGTGACCGAGCGCCTGCTCGCCCGCCTGCGCGACGGCACCCCGGCCGACCCGCGCATGGCGTCGCTCTCCGAGCGGGAGCGGGAGATTCTCGGCCTGATCGCCGACGGCCTCACCAACCGCCAGATCGGCGAGCGCCTGTTCCTCGCCGAGAAGACCGTGAAGAACTACGTCTCGGCCCTGCTCGCCAAGCTTGGCATGGAGCGCCGGACCCAGGCCGCGGTCTACGGCGCGGAGCTGCGCAAGCCGAACGCCTGA
- a CDS encoding flagellar basal body protein, with translation MFDAIGLTSGPTSGSIAMYAITSALDGLAARQRAIADNVANINTPGFLAGKVQFEDALASAVATGDTSGGPTWSIARSLEPTRTDGNNVNLDRETLLNVDTGLRYSLMLRAADHEFGVLRASMRAV, from the coding sequence GTGTTCGACGCCATCGGCCTCACATCCGGCCCCACATCGGGCAGCATCGCGATGTACGCGATCACCAGCGCCCTGGACGGTCTTGCCGCCCGCCAGCGCGCGATCGCGGACAACGTCGCGAACATCAACACGCCCGGCTTCCTCGCCGGCAAGGTGCAGTTCGAGGACGCGCTCGCGAGCGCCGTCGCCACCGGCGACACCTCCGGCGGTCCGACCTGGTCGATCGCCCGCTCGCTCGAGCCGACCCGCACCGACGGCAACAACGTCAACCTCGACCGGGAGACGCTGCTCAACGTCGACACCGGTCTGCGCTACTCGCTGATGCTGCGGGCCGCGGACCACGAGTTCGGCGTCCTGCGCGCCTCGATGCGGGCGGTGTGA
- a CDS encoding flagellar basal body rod protein FlgC gives MSLFSVFGIAGSGVTVHRKWLDAVADNLANVNTVRSTNEEAFRARYVLAQAVDYGNGTGGVAVAGTALGNAEGRIVYDPQHPLADENGNVRLPDIDLAAQMTQLIVAQRGYQASLAVVDRARDAYSAAIQVGRA, from the coding sequence ATGAGCCTGTTCTCCGTCTTCGGCATCGCCGGCTCCGGCGTCACCGTCCACCGCAAGTGGCTCGACGCGGTCGCCGACAATCTCGCCAACGTCAACACCGTCCGGTCGACGAACGAGGAGGCGTTCCGCGCGCGCTACGTGCTCGCGCAGGCCGTCGACTACGGCAACGGGACCGGCGGGGTCGCGGTCGCCGGCACCGCGCTCGGCAACGCCGAGGGCCGCATCGTGTACGACCCGCAGCACCCGCTGGCGGACGAGAACGGCAACGTCCGACTGCCGGACATCGACCTCGCCGCGCAGATGACGCAGCTGATCGTCGCCCAGCGCGGCTACCAGGCCTCGCTCGCGGTCGTGGACCGCGCACGTGACGCCTACTCGGCCGCGATTCAGGTCGGACGCGCATGA
- the fliE gene encoding flagellar hook-basal body complex protein FliE gives MSISPVGFTPIAPITPPVATGATTAAAPSGDSFATALGNGLEALAGTQAKAEGLAVQAATGQLTDVHQYTIAATQAQLATELTVAVRNKAVEAFNEILRMPL, from the coding sequence ATGAGCATCTCGCCCGTCGGCTTCACGCCGATCGCCCCGATCACCCCGCCGGTCGCGACCGGCGCGACGACCGCCGCGGCGCCGTCCGGGGACTCGTTCGCGACCGCGCTCGGCAACGGCCTCGAGGCCCTCGCCGGCACCCAGGCCAAGGCCGAGGGGCTCGCGGTCCAGGCCGCGACCGGTCAACTGACCGATGTCCACCAGTACACGATCGCCGCCACCCAGGCCCAGCTCGCGACCGAGCTGACCGTGGCCGTCCGGAACAAGGCGGTCGAGGCGTTCAACGAGATCCTGCGGATGCCGCTGTGA
- the fliF gene encoding flagellar basal-body MS-ring/collar protein FliF, producing MPPVVSGLLGKGGRMFSSFTVGQKVVSVVGVLGLLFGAYFFMSWATKPTYAPLFTNVAPADASAIVDQLNAAGTPYQLANGGTTILVPQAQVYDTRIAMSGKGIAPSSSSSGWGILDKQGITTSKFQQDVGYRRALEGELARTVQGIEGVNTAVVHLALPEKTVFTKQADTAKASVLVDTAPGTSLTSGQVQSIVNLVSSAVENLKPDQVTVADSTGKTLSASAESSAGTAADNRAQQTREYETRVASDLQAMIDRVVGPGHSEVRLSADLDFDATKTTSETFTDPGTKPSATSTTTEKFTGNGAAVGGVLGPDNQAVPNNGAGGTGNYEKTTGTQNNPLNRVVEERTSAPGAVRKLNVAVLLDAKTATAVNTAQIEALVSSAVGLNAERGDTVVVDALPFDETAATAAAEELAAAKKAEAAAERNAMIFTGAKYLGGALLLLMLFLWGRRKMARMSRVAEDRREIEALQRALAAQQSETSELAAIPGGVATGAYGELAASPAAEARNDVGDLVKSQPDEVAQLLRGWLADRRS from the coding sequence ATGCCACCCGTCGTCTCCGGCCTGCTCGGCAAGGGCGGCCGGATGTTCTCCTCGTTCACCGTCGGCCAGAAGGTCGTCTCGGTGGTCGGGGTTCTCGGGCTGCTGTTCGGCGCCTACTTCTTCATGTCGTGGGCGACCAAGCCGACCTACGCACCCCTGTTCACCAACGTCGCGCCGGCGGACGCGTCCGCGATCGTCGACCAGCTCAACGCGGCGGGGACGCCGTACCAGCTGGCGAACGGCGGCACGACGATCCTCGTCCCGCAGGCGCAGGTGTACGACACCCGCATCGCGATGAGCGGCAAGGGCATCGCCCCGAGCTCGAGCAGCAGCGGGTGGGGCATCCTCGACAAGCAGGGCATCACGACCTCGAAGTTCCAGCAGGACGTCGGCTACCGGCGCGCGCTGGAGGGCGAGCTCGCCCGCACCGTCCAGGGCATCGAGGGCGTCAACACCGCGGTCGTGCACCTGGCGCTGCCGGAGAAGACGGTCTTCACCAAGCAGGCCGACACCGCCAAGGCGTCCGTGCTCGTCGACACTGCGCCCGGGACGTCGTTGACGTCGGGTCAGGTCCAGTCGATCGTCAACCTGGTCTCCTCCGCGGTGGAGAACCTCAAGCCCGACCAGGTGACCGTCGCCGACTCGACCGGCAAGACTCTCTCGGCGTCGGCGGAGTCGTCGGCCGGCACCGCGGCGGACAACCGCGCGCAGCAGACCCGCGAGTACGAGACCCGCGTCGCGTCCGACCTGCAGGCGATGATCGACCGCGTCGTCGGTCCCGGCCACTCCGAGGTCCGGCTCTCCGCCGACCTGGACTTCGACGCGACGAAGACCACCAGCGAGACCTTCACCGACCCCGGCACCAAGCCCTCGGCCACGTCGACCACGACCGAGAAGTTCACCGGCAACGGTGCGGCGGTCGGCGGCGTCCTCGGGCCGGACAACCAGGCGGTGCCGAACAACGGCGCGGGCGGGACCGGCAACTACGAGAAGACGACCGGGACGCAGAACAACCCGCTGAACCGCGTCGTCGAGGAGCGGACCTCCGCCCCCGGCGCCGTGCGCAAGCTCAACGTCGCGGTCCTGCTCGACGCCAAGACGGCGACCGCGGTGAACACCGCGCAGATCGAGGCGCTGGTGTCCTCCGCGGTCGGCCTGAACGCCGAGCGCGGCGACACCGTCGTCGTCGACGCCCTGCCGTTCGACGAGACCGCGGCCACCGCGGCCGCCGAGGAGCTCGCCGCCGCGAAGAAGGCCGAGGCCGCCGCCGAGCGCAACGCGATGATCTTCACCGGGGCCAAGTACCTCGGCGGGGCGCTGCTCCTGCTGATGCTGTTCCTCTGGGGCCGGCGCAAGATGGCCCGGATGTCGCGGGTCGCCGAGGACCGCCGCGAGATCGAGGCCCTGCAGCGCGCCCTGGCCGCCCAGCAGTCGGAGACGTCGGAACTGGCCGCGATCCCGGGCGGGGTCGCCACCGGCGCCTACGGCGAGCTCGCCGCGTCGCCCGCCGCCGAGGCCCGGAACGACGTCGGCGACCTCGTGAAGTCCCAGCCCGACGAGGTCGCGCAGCTGCTGCGCGGCTGGCTCGCGGACCGGCGGTCCTAG